From a single Arachis hypogaea cultivar Tifrunner chromosome 3, arahy.Tifrunner.gnm2.J5K5, whole genome shotgun sequence genomic region:
- the LOC112790500 gene encoding cycloartenol-C-24-methyltransferase isoform X1 translates to MDLASGVGGKINKAQVLDAVDKYEKYHVHYGGKQEDRNANYTDMVNKYYDLATSFYEFGWGESFHFAHRWNGESLRESIKRHEHFLALQLGLKPGQKVLDVGCGIGGPLREIARFSSTSVTGLNNNEYQILRGKELNRIAGVDKTCDFIKADFMKMPIPDNSFDAVYAIEATCHAPDAYGCYKEIYRVLKPGQCFAAYEWCMTDAFDPNNQEHKKIKAEVEIGDGLPDIRSTTKCLEALKQAGFEIIWEKDLAKESPVPWYQPLDKNHFSLSSFRLTAVGRFFTRNMVKALEFAGLAPKGSLRVQDFLEKAAEGLVEGGKKEIFTPMYFFLARKPLSDNN, encoded by the exons ATGGATTTGGCATCAGGTGTTGGTGGCAAGATCAACAAAGCTCAAGTTCTAGATGCTGTTGATAA GTATGAGAAGTATCATGTTCACTATGGAGGGAAACAAGAAGATAGGAATGCTAACTACACTGATATG GTTAACAAATACTATGATCTTGCTACGAGCTTTTATGAGTTTGGGTGGGGAGAATCTTTCCATTTTGCACACAG atGGAATGGTGAGTCTCTTCGAGAAAGCATCAAACGTCACGAGCATTTCCTTGCTTTGCAACTTGGCCTGAAGCCTGGGCAGAAG GTTTTGGATGTTGGATGCGGAATTGGAGGACCATTGAGAGAAATTGCTCGCTTTAG CTCAACATCAGTTACAGGGTTGAATAACAATGAGTACCAAATATTGAGAGGAAAG GAACTCAATCGTATAGCTGGAGTAGACAAGACTTGCGACTTCATTAAG GCTGATTTCATGAAAATGCCTATTCCAGACAACAGTTTTGATGCAGTGTATGCAATTGAAGCCACCTGCCATGCACCTGATGCT TATGGATGCTATAAAGAAATTTATAGAGTGTTGAAGCCCGGCCAATGTTTTGCTGCATATGAATGGTGCATGACCGATGCATTTGATCCCAATaaccaagaacataaaaaaataaag GCAGAAGTTGAGATTGGTGATGGTCTTCCAGACATTAGGTCGACTACAAAGTGTCTTGAAGCTCTTAAGCAAGCAGGCTTTGAG ATAATATGGGAAAAAGATCTTGCAAAGGAGTCTCCTGTTCCCTGGTACCAGCCTTTAGACAAAAATCACTTCTCATTGAGTAGCTTCCGTCTAACAGCCGTTGGACGATTTTTTACCAGAAACATG GTCAAGGCTTTGGAATTTGCTGGATTGGCTCCAAAGGGGAGTCTAAGGGTTCAAGATTTTCTAGAGAAAGCTGCTGAGGGACTAGTTGAAGGCGGAAA GAAAGAGATATTCACACCTATGTACTTCTTTTTGGCTCGGAAGCCTCTTTCGGACAACAACTAA
- the LOC112790500 gene encoding cycloartenol-C-24-methyltransferase isoform X2, translating to MDLASGVGGKINKAQVLDAVDKYEKYHVHYGGKQEDRNANYTDMVNKYYDLATSFYEFGWGESFHFAHRWNGESLRESIKRHEHFLALQLGLKPGQKVLDVGCGIGGPLREIARFSSTSVTGLNNNEYQILRGKELNRIAGVDKTCDFIKADFMKMPIPDNSFDAVYAIEATCHAPDAYGCYKEIYRVLKPGQCFAAYEWCMTDAFDPNNQEHKKIKAEVEIGDGLPDIRSTTKCLEALKQAGFEVKALEFAGLAPKGSLRVQDFLEKAAEGLVEGGKKEIFTPMYFFLARKPLSDNN from the exons ATGGATTTGGCATCAGGTGTTGGTGGCAAGATCAACAAAGCTCAAGTTCTAGATGCTGTTGATAA GTATGAGAAGTATCATGTTCACTATGGAGGGAAACAAGAAGATAGGAATGCTAACTACACTGATATG GTTAACAAATACTATGATCTTGCTACGAGCTTTTATGAGTTTGGGTGGGGAGAATCTTTCCATTTTGCACACAG atGGAATGGTGAGTCTCTTCGAGAAAGCATCAAACGTCACGAGCATTTCCTTGCTTTGCAACTTGGCCTGAAGCCTGGGCAGAAG GTTTTGGATGTTGGATGCGGAATTGGAGGACCATTGAGAGAAATTGCTCGCTTTAG CTCAACATCAGTTACAGGGTTGAATAACAATGAGTACCAAATATTGAGAGGAAAG GAACTCAATCGTATAGCTGGAGTAGACAAGACTTGCGACTTCATTAAG GCTGATTTCATGAAAATGCCTATTCCAGACAACAGTTTTGATGCAGTGTATGCAATTGAAGCCACCTGCCATGCACCTGATGCT TATGGATGCTATAAAGAAATTTATAGAGTGTTGAAGCCCGGCCAATGTTTTGCTGCATATGAATGGTGCATGACCGATGCATTTGATCCCAATaaccaagaacataaaaaaataaag GCAGAAGTTGAGATTGGTGATGGTCTTCCAGACATTAGGTCGACTACAAAGTGTCTTGAAGCTCTTAAGCAAGCAGGCTTTGAG GTCAAGGCTTTGGAATTTGCTGGATTGGCTCCAAAGGGGAGTCTAAGGGTTCAAGATTTTCTAGAGAAAGCTGCTGAGGGACTAGTTGAAGGCGGAAA GAAAGAGATATTCACACCTATGTACTTCTTTTTGGCTCGGAAGCCTCTTTCGGACAACAACTAA